One genomic segment of Phycisphaerae bacterium includes these proteins:
- a CDS encoding DUF6259 domain-containing protein: protein MRRCCVLAASFLILARVSVVAGAEPGVSVDGNKLTVRTATVEAVFNGMAVVSLTSADGKVQFVGPEPPAHGVDLFYLNGNNLGQDKHQRVSVREISALAARIVVEGDDSHRSLLVAVDPDTHDVRVTPDGLSSRRGLRSVGWRVPFAAESTVILPVVNGMQLKPHQPWPGNGRFLWPYQWCAQLAVVERDGESLMVHCEDTQMRFKAVRVTRNGPKTELCFESEPTGPLWDNRTAGGIEWRINAYKGDWKVPATRYRDWLYKTYDLAEKRKHRPAWVDKITLAVCWADAGSEAFLDALAEVHPPEETLIHLSGNWRNDKYDVNYPDYTPNDKGLGYMAKARKMGFHVMPHFNYFAIWMKHPFFQEVRDFQIRSVDLNSPEGWYWPPQTYDYTRMAYIHPGLGLWRDKLVDVLLETCGKMETDAAFIDQTLCTWNTDNGQVQGMNTIEGMWQMQEEFAAVRPGLVLAGEGLNEISFQRQCFAQAHIPDGWGDLEAKHPQGVHPIGSFLWAGHTRLIGYHHLNPDNKDFDLGVEVYERMD from the coding sequence ATGCGACGATGTTGCGTTTTGGCAGCCTCTTTCCTGATTCTGGCGCGGGTCTCGGTTGTTGCGGGAGCCGAGCCGGGGGTCTCAGTTGACGGAAACAAGCTGACGGTGCGGACGGCGACAGTGGAGGCGGTGTTCAATGGCATGGCCGTTGTCAGCCTGACCAGCGCGGACGGCAAAGTGCAGTTTGTTGGACCAGAGCCTCCGGCGCACGGGGTGGACCTGTTTTACCTGAACGGCAACAACCTGGGGCAGGACAAGCATCAGCGGGTGAGCGTTCGGGAGATTTCTGCTCTGGCCGCCCGAATCGTGGTCGAGGGGGATGATTCGCACCGCTCGCTCTTGGTGGCGGTGGACCCGGATACGCACGATGTGCGCGTCACCCCGGACGGATTGTCCAGCCGGCGAGGGCTTCGTTCGGTTGGCTGGCGGGTGCCGTTTGCGGCTGAGAGCACGGTTATCCTGCCGGTTGTCAACGGGATGCAACTCAAGCCGCACCAGCCTTGGCCGGGAAATGGGCGGTTTCTGTGGCCCTACCAGTGGTGTGCCCAACTGGCGGTGGTCGAGCGGGATGGCGAGAGCCTGATGGTGCACTGTGAAGACACTCAGATGCGGTTCAAGGCCGTTCGGGTCACGCGGAACGGGCCGAAGACCGAGTTGTGCTTTGAGAGCGAGCCGACGGGGCCGTTATGGGATAACCGGACGGCCGGGGGCATCGAGTGGCGGATCAACGCATACAAAGGCGACTGGAAAGTGCCCGCCACGCGATACCGCGACTGGTTGTACAAGACGTACGACCTGGCCGAGAAACGCAAGCACCGACCGGCGTGGGTGGACAAGATCACGCTGGCCGTCTGCTGGGCGGACGCCGGCAGCGAGGCATTCCTTGACGCCCTGGCCGAGGTTCATCCTCCTGAGGAGACCCTTATCCACCTTTCGGGCAACTGGCGAAACGACAAGTACGACGTCAATTACCCCGACTACACGCCCAACGACAAGGGCCTGGGTTACATGGCCAAGGCTCGTAAGATGGGCTTTCATGTGATGCCGCATTTCAACTACTTCGCCATCTGGATGAAGCACCCGTTCTTTCAGGAGGTTCGCGACTTCCAGATTCGGTCGGTGGACCTCAACAGCCCCGAGGGCTGGTACTGGCCGCCGCAGACGTATGATTACACACGGATGGCCTACATCCACCCCGGGCTGGGGCTGTGGCGGGACAAGCTCGTCGATGTTCTGCTGGAAACCTGCGGGAAAATGGAGACCGACGCGGCGTTCATCGACCAGACGCTGTGTACCTGGAACACCGACAACGGCCAGGTTCAGGGGATGAACACCATCGAAGGGATGTGGCAGATGCAGGAGGAGTTCGCGGCGGTACGGCCGGGGCTGGTGCTGGCCGGAGAGGGGCTCAATGAGATTTCGTTTCAGAGGCAGTGCTTTGCCCAGGCGCATATTCCCGACGGCTGGGGCGATCTGGAAGCCAAACACCCCCAGGGCGTGCATCCGATCGGCTCGTTCCTGTGGGCGGGCCACACCCGGCTGATCGGCTATCACCATCTGAACCCGGACAACAAGGATTTCGATCTCGGGGTTGAGGTCTACGAGCGAATGGAC
- a CDS encoding HEAT repeat domain-containing protein, with translation MTLAELVLKIAGQSDPKVRREAAVQILRLNSPEGVQALLPILASSNNEAAKLAVCEAIAEVRSKDSLFRQPLLSLLDHKEPTLREAAVAALAGYRGDVVVDQRLAEIDRQLVIDEWVTLAREFYTLLPTDADRTERLKLWLASRRSFVRETALEAIYQALKKRQVEPAPVILAQLRTMIDDPEESVRRKVIEILRDLRQPEDSHLLEERLAKEESPATKELIYHALGYLQNPASIPVCLKGLQDPADSVAAKAAGALASLIEFAKSSTGTVDIQPVTRALLQRAEAGLGDDKLRAAVIDAMASIAAPEFLDVLVKYAGSDEYVPAIRQSAIRGIGAAGKPAEDRLPLVIDRLAVEQDPGVREAAVTALGHLGSRPEHLVPLRTRLDPKVELSVAVQKKAWEAYQAVFMRMIPKDRMQVISTYPDEAIRLVAEVQLAPESRQVIAEQVLDYARDKAKTDPLGVLAFLDRFSQAVPPDRLGPAWAASLADLRKQIQSTTQPAPGAAAG, from the coding sequence GTGACGCTGGCCGAGCTGGTCCTCAAGATCGCCGGGCAAAGCGATCCTAAGGTACGCCGCGAGGCCGCCGTCCAGATTCTAAGACTCAACTCGCCTGAAGGCGTGCAGGCTCTACTGCCCATACTCGCAAGCAGCAACAACGAAGCCGCCAAACTGGCGGTCTGCGAGGCCATCGCGGAAGTCCGCAGCAAGGATTCTCTTTTCCGGCAGCCCCTGCTATCCCTGCTGGATCATAAGGAGCCCACGCTTCGTGAAGCGGCAGTGGCGGCGCTGGCCGGCTACAGGGGCGACGTCGTTGTCGATCAGCGACTCGCGGAGATCGACCGGCAACTCGTCATCGACGAATGGGTGACCCTGGCTCGCGAGTTCTATACGTTGCTTCCCACCGACGCCGACCGCACCGAGAGACTGAAGCTCTGGCTGGCCTCACGACGTTCATTCGTGCGTGAAACCGCGCTGGAGGCCATCTATCAGGCCCTCAAGAAGAGACAGGTCGAGCCTGCCCCCGTGATCCTTGCCCAATTGCGGACCATGATCGACGACCCCGAAGAGTCGGTCCGCAGGAAGGTAATCGAAATCCTTCGCGACCTGCGGCAGCCGGAAGACTCCCATCTGCTCGAAGAACGGCTGGCCAAGGAGGAATCACCCGCCACCAAGGAACTGATCTACCACGCGCTGGGCTACCTGCAGAATCCCGCGTCGATCCCCGTTTGTCTCAAGGGACTTCAGGATCCTGCGGATTCCGTCGCGGCCAAGGCCGCCGGAGCCCTGGCATCTCTGATCGAATTTGCCAAATCCTCGACGGGTACTGTCGATATCCAACCTGTCACCCGGGCCCTGCTCCAACGAGCCGAGGCGGGCCTCGGAGACGATAAGCTTCGGGCCGCGGTGATCGACGCCATGGCCAGTATTGCCGCCCCCGAGTTTCTCGATGTCCTCGTCAAATACGCGGGCTCAGACGAGTATGTCCCGGCTATCCGCCAGTCAGCCATCCGCGGAATCGGCGCCGCCGGCAAACCCGCCGAGGACCGATTGCCTCTCGTCATCGACCGACTGGCCGTCGAACAAGACCCCGGTGTCCGCGAGGCCGCAGTGACCGCCCTCGGCCACTTGGGTAGCCGACCGGAACATCTCGTTCCCTTAAGAACGCGGCTTGATCCCAAGGTCGAGCTTTCCGTCGCAGTTCAGAAGAAAGCCTGGGAAGCGTATCAGGCGGTCTTCATGAGGATGATCCCTAAGGATCGCATGCAGGTCATCTCCACCTACCCGGACGAAGCAATTCGGCTGGTGGCCGAGGTTCAGCTTGCCCCCGAATCCCGTCAGGTCATCGCCGAGCAGGTTCTCGATTATGCCCGCGACAAGGCTAAGACCGATCCCCTGGGTGTCTTGGCCTTCCTTGATAGATTCTCTCAGGCGGTTCCACCCGATCGTCTCGGTCCCGCCTGGGCCGCAAGCTTGGCCGATCTCCGCAAGCAGATTCAGTCGACCACTCAGCCG